The proteins below are encoded in one region of Gemmatimonadaceae bacterium:
- a CDS encoding lysophospholipid acyltransferase family protein: MYALIRAIAGMALRWFYRDIQVDGLERIPRDRALLLVVNHPNALVDALLVGWVVPRRVLITAKSTLFANPIADRALRWLGVVPLRRASDESASGAPQRLDPARNLGTFRAVHDALRDGGCVLIFPEGKTHDEPSLAPLKTGAARMALHARDAGDVPGPAVVPIGLTFERKDAPRSRALVQVGEPIFMDEWRAPQNAPAAEALTHEIDARLRAVTSNYATPDDAARAIRLARVIAALFEPVPEIGVVDRALGAEIAIARRIDALSTSLARSDAALRTRIDDVVLRLEATERTATNHGVLLEDARISLTARSGARFVGREGLLLLTAGPVALWGRLNHWIPFRAARAVALRNVDSAADPAMRTLVSGTAFVLLAYLVQTLVVAALWGGIAGGVYLIGLPIAAETSLYFGDRLRRAVCRARAFLLFRRDPQLRQQLLDELAFLRNEVVEIDRELRSSATLTAV, translated from the coding sequence ATGTACGCGCTCATTCGCGCGATCGCCGGCATGGCGCTGCGATGGTTCTACCGCGACATCCAGGTCGACGGCCTCGAACGCATCCCTCGCGATCGCGCGCTGCTGCTCGTCGTCAATCATCCGAACGCGCTGGTCGATGCGCTGCTCGTGGGATGGGTCGTCCCGCGGCGCGTCCTGATCACCGCGAAGTCCACGCTCTTCGCGAATCCGATCGCCGATCGCGCGTTGCGATGGTTGGGAGTCGTGCCTCTGCGCCGGGCGAGCGACGAATCGGCGAGCGGTGCGCCTCAACGCCTGGATCCGGCGCGCAACCTCGGGACGTTTCGTGCCGTGCACGACGCGCTGCGGGATGGCGGCTGCGTTCTGATTTTCCCGGAGGGGAAGACGCACGACGAACCATCGCTCGCGCCGCTCAAGACTGGTGCGGCCCGCATGGCGCTGCACGCGCGCGACGCGGGTGACGTACCCGGCCCCGCCGTCGTTCCGATCGGGTTGACCTTCGAGCGCAAGGATGCGCCGCGTTCGCGCGCGCTCGTGCAAGTGGGCGAACCGATTTTCATGGATGAATGGCGAGCACCGCAGAATGCGCCCGCGGCGGAGGCGCTCACGCACGAGATCGATGCACGACTCCGCGCGGTGACCTCGAACTATGCGACCCCAGACGACGCCGCGCGTGCGATTCGTCTCGCGCGTGTTATCGCCGCGCTATTCGAGCCAGTCCCGGAAATCGGCGTCGTCGATCGCGCCCTCGGCGCCGAGATTGCAATCGCACGCCGCATCGATGCGTTGTCGACGTCACTCGCGCGCTCCGACGCTGCGCTGCGCACTCGCATCGACGACGTCGTTCTGAGATTGGAAGCAACGGAGCGCACCGCGACGAACCATGGCGTGCTGCTCGAGGATGCGCGCATTTCGCTCACTGCGCGGTCTGGCGCGCGGTTCGTGGGGCGCGAAGGTTTGCTATTGCTCACCGCCGGACCGGTCGCGCTGTGGGGACGCCTGAACCATTGGATTCCATTTCGCGCCGCGCGCGCAGTTGCTCTGCGCAACGTCGACAGTGCCGCGGATCCCGCCATGCGCACGCTCGTGAGCGGGACCGCGTTCGTGCTACTCGCGTATCTCGTACAGACGCTGGTCGTTGCCGCGCTGTGGGGAGGAATCGCCGGCGGCGTGTATCTCATCGGTCTTCCAATCGCCGCGGAAACAAGTCTCTATTTCGGCGATCGCCTTCGACGCGCGGTGTGTCGCGCGCGCGCGTTCTTGCTGTTCCGTCGCGATCCCCAGCTGCGTCAGCAATTGCTGGATGAATTGGCGTTCCTACGCAACGAGGTGGTCGAAATCGATCGCGAATTACGTTCGAGTGCGACGCTGACGGCAGTGTAG
- a CDS encoding MFS transporter codes for MAHPQHAIPLVLADGEIRAVERAPTLERSSWALYDFSNTIFSMNIATLYFTVWLVDDLGVSNTLDAAAGAVASLLVVVAIPFLGALSDVRRRRKPWVVGFTLLSCLGCALMGIFGQTMLPLRGEAVDVQAPVPAGWHASGAPLFWVLAAFVLANFAYQAAQPFYNAMLPELAPPEEQGRLSGVGTAIGYVGSIVGVMLVKPFFNGELPGLGKLSSGTLAALHSVMPFTSHGGRVSAFLPTGVLFLIFSLPLFIFCRDHNPAPKGTPVDWRRAVREVFHTIRDARQHPGTLRFIIASFVYQDAIGTIVGFMTLYAVKAVGFEKGSEVTLFLVLTIPSIFGSYIYGHLVDRFGAKRSLMTTLLLWIALLALMIAVPGKQAFWLVGLAIGLNFGGVPTAERPVLLGLVPDVEAGRYFSLMLLSSRAAAIAGPLIWGLTVDGLESRMGTAIAYRAAVMTVALMFVIAALILRGVPDRSARAMRAAA; via the coding sequence ATGGCACATCCACAACACGCGATTCCCCTGGTATTGGCTGACGGCGAGATCCGCGCCGTCGAGCGTGCGCCAACGCTCGAGCGCTCGAGCTGGGCGTTATATGATTTCTCCAATACCATTTTCTCAATGAACATCGCCACGTTGTATTTCACGGTGTGGCTGGTCGACGACTTGGGAGTATCCAACACGCTCGACGCCGCGGCGGGAGCGGTTGCGTCCTTGTTGGTCGTCGTCGCGATTCCGTTTCTCGGCGCGCTGTCGGACGTTCGACGCCGTCGTAAGCCATGGGTCGTGGGCTTCACCCTGCTGTCTTGTCTCGGCTGTGCCCTCATGGGGATATTCGGCCAGACCATGCTGCCGCTGCGCGGCGAAGCCGTCGACGTTCAGGCGCCCGTTCCAGCGGGCTGGCATGCGTCAGGGGCGCCGCTGTTCTGGGTGCTCGCCGCGTTCGTGCTCGCGAACTTCGCCTATCAGGCAGCGCAGCCGTTCTACAACGCAATGCTTCCAGAGCTCGCGCCGCCCGAGGAGCAAGGACGTCTCTCGGGGGTCGGCACCGCGATTGGCTACGTGGGCTCGATCGTTGGTGTCATGCTCGTCAAGCCGTTCTTCAACGGTGAGCTGCCAGGGTTGGGCAAGTTGAGCAGCGGAACGCTCGCTGCGCTCCATTCAGTCATGCCGTTCACCTCGCACGGCGGACGTGTCTCCGCGTTTTTGCCGACGGGCGTGTTGTTTCTGATCTTCTCATTGCCGCTATTCATTTTCTGCCGCGACCACAACCCGGCGCCGAAGGGCACGCCCGTCGATTGGCGGCGTGCGGTTCGCGAAGTGTTCCACACCATTCGCGACGCGCGACAACATCCCGGTACGCTGCGGTTCATCATCGCGTCGTTCGTGTATCAGGATGCGATCGGAACGATCGTGGGATTCATGACGCTCTACGCAGTCAAGGCCGTCGGATTCGAGAAGGGGTCCGAGGTCACGCTGTTTCTTGTGCTCACGATTCCGTCGATCTTCGGCAGTTACATCTACGGTCACCTCGTGGATCGGTTTGGCGCGAAGCGCAGCCTCATGACGACGTTGCTGCTGTGGATCGCGCTGCTGGCGCTCATGATCGCGGTGCCGGGCAAGCAAGCGTTCTGGCTCGTTGGTCTGGCGATTGGACTGAATTTTGGAGGGGTGCCGACAGCGGAGCGACCGGTGTTGCTCGGGCTCGTCCCCGACGTCGAGGCGGGGCGCTACTTCAGCCTCATGCTTCTGTCGTCGCGAGCCGCGGCGATTGCGGGCCCGCTCATCTGGGGACTCACTGTGGACGGTCTCGAGTCGAGGATGGGAACCGCGATCGCATATCGTGCGGCGGTGATGACCGTGGCGTTGATGTTCGTGATCGCGGCGCTCATTCTGCGCGGCGTGCCGGATCGTTCGGCGCGAGCGATGCGCGCCGCGGCGTGA
- a CDS encoding ABC transporter permease, with the protein MSVASAFVEATVRTATPLALAALGEVVVERVGIINISLEGIILGGAFGALVGATHFGAAGGYIVAILSGVFIAAIFGWFVVFLRTDQIITGTAITLLAVGGTGALYRSLYGAAGAALSLPTTGPIRVPGFASIPVLGIGFFNQPIVTYVAYAAIPLLWFWMYRTHAGLGLRAIGESRQAAAAAGLRVDRARFAAVLFGGVMGGVAGATLVLAQTGTFAENMSAGRGFIAIAIVVLARWHPVGVGLASLLFGAASALQFLLQSLGLALPYQLFLSIPYVLTLAALAGMAGRVRAPAELAREDEVN; encoded by the coding sequence ATGAGCGTCGCGAGCGCATTCGTCGAGGCTACCGTGCGCACCGCGACGCCCTTGGCGCTCGCCGCACTCGGCGAGGTCGTGGTGGAACGCGTGGGCATCATCAACATCAGCCTCGAGGGAATCATCCTCGGCGGTGCATTCGGTGCGCTCGTCGGAGCGACGCATTTTGGAGCCGCGGGCGGGTACATCGTCGCGATACTGAGCGGCGTGTTCATCGCGGCGATCTTCGGCTGGTTCGTGGTGTTTCTGCGCACGGATCAGATCATCACCGGCACGGCAATCACGCTGCTCGCCGTCGGCGGAACGGGCGCGCTCTACCGGTCGCTCTACGGCGCGGCGGGGGCGGCGCTCTCGCTGCCGACCACCGGGCCGATCCGAGTGCCCGGCTTCGCGTCGATTCCAGTTCTCGGGATAGGATTTTTTAATCAGCCAATCGTCACATACGTGGCGTACGCTGCCATTCCGCTGCTGTGGTTCTGGATGTACCGCACCCACGCCGGTTTGGGCCTGCGGGCGATCGGTGAGTCTCGACAGGCTGCCGCGGCGGCGGGGCTGCGGGTCGATCGCGCGCGCTTCGCTGCCGTGTTATTCGGTGGCGTGATGGGCGGCGTCGCCGGCGCGACTCTCGTACTGGCGCAAACGGGCACGTTCGCTGAAAACATGTCGGCCGGCCGCGGCTTCATCGCGATCGCGATCGTGGTGCTGGCACGCTGGCATCCGGTCGGTGTCGGCCTCGCTTCGCTGCTCTTCGGCGCGGCGAGCGCGCTACAGTTTCTGCTGCAGTCGCTCGGGCTCGCGCTGCCGTATCAGCTCTTTCTTTCGATTCCCTATGTCCTCACGCTCGCCGCGCTGGCCGGCATGGCCGGGCGTGTGCGTGCGCCGGCCGAGTTGGCGCGCGAGGACGAGGTCAACTGA
- a CDS encoding ABC transporter permease has protein sequence MIGDALRALFNGAFGSWYAFGSGTLVRATPLILTGLAVAIAFRAGVFNIGAEGQLLMGAAAAAAFALLVPGLPAVVMIPAVLTSGAIAGAVWAGIAALLKQRFRVLEVISTLMLNFVAEYFVSYLVRGPLQEPTHVYPQTSTITNAAQLPRISDASRLHLGFAIAVVACVVTWWIMRYTAAGFRLRAAGANPFAARSAGMIDVDRVTVRAFVASGALAGLAGAVEVAGVTYALYENLSPGYGFTAIAVALLARLNALGVIATGILFGALEAGASAMQRDAGVPSVVVSVVEAAIILAVLAFERIRRARIVASPA, from the coding sequence ATGATCGGCGACGCGTTGCGCGCGTTGTTCAATGGCGCGTTTGGTTCGTGGTATGCGTTTGGCTCCGGCACGCTCGTCCGAGCGACTCCGCTCATCCTCACCGGGCTTGCGGTCGCTATCGCGTTCCGCGCCGGCGTGTTCAACATCGGCGCTGAGGGCCAACTCCTGATGGGCGCCGCCGCCGCTGCCGCGTTCGCGCTGCTCGTGCCCGGGCTGCCGGCCGTGGTGATGATTCCCGCCGTGCTTACGTCCGGCGCGATCGCCGGCGCCGTTTGGGCGGGCATCGCCGCGCTCTTGAAGCAGCGCTTTCGCGTGCTCGAGGTCATCAGCACGCTGATGTTGAATTTCGTGGCGGAGTACTTCGTGTCCTATCTCGTTCGCGGGCCGCTGCAAGAGCCGACGCACGTATATCCGCAAACGTCGACCATCACGAACGCGGCGCAGCTACCGCGAATTTCGGACGCGAGCCGGCTGCACCTCGGATTCGCGATAGCGGTGGTTGCGTGTGTCGTGACGTGGTGGATCATGCGCTACACGGCTGCCGGATTCCGACTCCGAGCCGCGGGCGCAAATCCATTTGCCGCACGCTCGGCCGGAATGATCGACGTCGACCGGGTGACGGTGCGTGCATTCGTGGCAAGCGGCGCGCTTGCCGGCCTCGCCGGCGCTGTGGAGGTAGCCGGCGTGACCTACGCGTTGTACGAGAATCTCTCGCCAGGGTATGGTTTTACCGCGATCGCCGTCGCTCTGCTCGCGCGGTTGAACGCGCTCGGAGTTATCGCGACGGGCATTCTGTTCGGCGCGCTGGAGGCGGGGGCGTCGGCGATGCAGCGCGACGCGGGTGTCCCCTCGGTCGTGGTCTCGGTCGTCGAAGCCGCGATCATTCTCGCGGTGCTCGCGTTCGAGCGCATTCGGCGCGCGCGCATCGTGGCGTCGCCGGCATGA
- a CDS encoding MFS transporter, with translation MLGLLAVSELLGMSLWFAASAVALQLAPRFSITAQQAVWLTPVVQLGFVVGTAIAAVLNLADLIPARRYFAVAAIVGSAANASLVFTNSFGIALALRFATGFSLAGVYPPAMKMAATWFRARRGFAIGTVVGALTVGKATPYLVHALPDATPNAVILTASVCALIAAVLIAVAYHDGPYPFPPRPFSWGLIRTVFDRKEWRLATGGYLGHMFELYSFWTWIPLFLTESLVAGGMARGPATTSLASISAFGTIAVGGIGCVWGGLAADRWGRERLVILALIVSGSCALLMPLVFARSLWILGPLAWTWGFFVIADSAQFSALVTESVPPHAVGTALTIQTSLGFLLTSVSILLVNPVVSLVGWKWLFPVLAFGPVFGIAMTKRLLNLRRRDLLTV, from the coding sequence ATGCTTGGACTGCTCGCGGTCTCGGAACTACTGGGCATGTCGCTCTGGTTCGCGGCGAGCGCCGTCGCGTTGCAGCTCGCACCTCGATTCTCGATCACGGCCCAGCAAGCGGTGTGGTTGACGCCGGTCGTGCAGCTCGGCTTCGTCGTAGGCACCGCGATCGCCGCGGTGCTGAACCTTGCCGACCTGATTCCCGCGCGTCGGTATTTTGCCGTCGCGGCGATCGTCGGCTCGGCGGCCAATGCATCACTCGTTTTCACGAACTCGTTCGGAATCGCGCTCGCGCTGCGATTCGCGACGGGGTTCTCGCTCGCGGGTGTGTACCCGCCGGCGATGAAGATGGCGGCGACGTGGTTCCGCGCGCGGCGCGGATTCGCGATTGGCACGGTCGTCGGCGCGCTGACGGTGGGAAAGGCGACGCCGTATCTGGTTCACGCGCTGCCGGACGCAACACCCAACGCCGTGATTCTGACCGCCTCGGTCTGTGCGTTGATCGCGGCCGTGTTGATCGCGGTGGCGTACCACGACGGTCCATATCCGTTTCCGCCGCGACCGTTTTCGTGGGGATTGATTCGCACCGTTTTCGACCGCAAAGAGTGGCGGCTCGCGACGGGGGGATATCTGGGGCACATGTTCGAGCTGTATTCGTTCTGGACCTGGATTCCGTTGTTCCTCACTGAAAGCCTGGTCGCCGGTGGAATGGCGCGAGGGCCCGCGACAACGTCGCTCGCTTCGATATCGGCGTTTGGAACGATCGCCGTCGGTGGAATTGGGTGCGTATGGGGTGGACTCGCGGCAGATCGCTGGGGCCGCGAGCGGCTCGTCATTCTCGCGTTGATTGTGAGCGGGAGTTGTGCGTTGCTCATGCCGCTCGTCTTCGCGCGCTCGTTGTGGATTCTCGGGCCTCTCGCCTGGACCTGGGGATTCTTCGTCATCGCCGACTCAGCGCAATTCAGCGCGCTCGTGACGGAATCGGTGCCGCCGCATGCCGTCGGCACGGCGCTGACGATACAGACGTCGCTCGGGTTTTTGCTCACGTCGGTGTCGATTCTGCTGGTGAATCCCGTGGTGAGTCTCGTCGGCTGGAAGTGGCTGTTTCCCGTATTGGCGTTTGGACCGGTCTTTGGCATCGCGATGACGAAGCGTTTGCTGAATTTGCGGCGTCGCGATCTCCTGACGGTGTGA
- a CDS encoding ABC transporter ATP-binding protein: MTGAAIAADARARGNTVLSLEHITKRFRSTVALDDVSLDLRRGTVHALLGENGAGKTTLMRVAFGLLRSDSGVVRAGERSRVITSTADAIASGIGMVHQHFTNVPAMSVAENVALGRTGRYDAARARERVSDISMRAGLPLDPSARADELSVGGQQRLEIVKALAHDASILILDEPTAVLAPAESEELLRWLHRFADEGNAVVIITHKLREALAVAHDVTVLRHGRVVLQRDARGATEHELARAMLGGEIAGESVGPGERTRGNIIASLRGVRVDDSRGATKLYDVSLDVHGGEIVGVAAVEGAGQHELLRALAGRVEITRGTAELPPVIGFVPEDRHRDALVLEFDATENVALRDAGPRRGVMRWRAERARATRLIEAFDVRGGAPDRRAGALSGGNQQKLVVARELDGDPSLLVAENPTRGLDIRATRSVHDLLRGVARRGGGVIVYSTDLDEVLSLSTRVVAVHSGKVIATSGTRDAVGRAMLGLA, encoded by the coding sequence GTGACCGGCGCGGCGATCGCGGCCGACGCGCGCGCGCGAGGCAACACGGTGCTGTCGCTGGAGCACATCACGAAGCGCTTTCGCTCGACGGTTGCGCTCGACGACGTGTCGCTCGATCTGCGTCGTGGCACCGTACACGCCCTTCTCGGCGAGAATGGGGCCGGCAAGACGACGCTGATGCGTGTGGCATTCGGCCTGTTGCGGTCCGACAGCGGCGTGGTGCGGGCCGGCGAGCGTTCGCGGGTGATCACGTCGACCGCGGATGCGATCGCGTCGGGCATCGGAATGGTGCATCAGCATTTCACAAACGTGCCGGCGATGAGTGTCGCCGAGAACGTCGCGCTCGGACGCACGGGGCGTTACGATGCCGCGCGCGCACGCGAGCGTGTCTCCGACATCTCGATGCGCGCCGGGCTGCCGCTGGATCCGTCGGCGCGCGCCGATGAATTGTCGGTTGGCGGTCAACAGCGTTTAGAGATCGTGAAAGCACTGGCGCACGACGCGAGCATTCTCATTCTCGACGAGCCGACCGCGGTGCTCGCACCCGCCGAGTCGGAGGAACTGCTGCGCTGGTTGCACCGGTTCGCGGACGAGGGCAACGCCGTCGTCATCATCACGCACAAACTGCGCGAGGCCCTCGCGGTCGCACACGACGTGACGGTCCTTCGACACGGGCGTGTAGTACTGCAACGAGATGCGCGCGGCGCAACGGAGCACGAACTCGCTAGAGCGATGTTGGGTGGGGAAATCGCCGGTGAATCGGTCGGTCCCGGCGAGCGGACTCGCGGCAACATCATTGCGAGTTTGCGCGGCGTACGAGTCGATGATTCTCGTGGCGCGACGAAGTTGTACGATGTTTCTCTGGACGTGCATGGCGGCGAAATCGTTGGCGTGGCCGCGGTGGAAGGCGCGGGCCAACACGAGTTGTTGCGTGCCCTTGCCGGCCGCGTTGAGATCACACGTGGTACGGCCGAATTGCCACCGGTCATCGGCTTCGTGCCGGAGGATCGCCATCGCGACGCACTCGTGCTCGAGTTCGACGCGACGGAGAATGTCGCGTTGCGCGACGCGGGACCTCGACGTGGTGTGATGCGGTGGCGTGCGGAGCGCGCGCGCGCCACACGGCTGATCGAGGCGTTCGATGTTCGCGGCGGCGCGCCCGATCGACGAGCGGGTGCGCTCTCGGGCGGCAATCAACAAAAGCTGGTGGTCGCGCGCGAGCTTGACGGCGACCCGTCGTTACTCGTGGCCGAGAACCCGACGCGGGGCCTCGACATTCGAGCGACGCGATCTGTACATGACTTGCTTCGCGGTGTCGCGCGACGCGGCGGCGGCGTGATCGTCTATTCGACCGATCTGGACGAAGTGCTGTCGCTGTCGACGCGCGTCGTGGCGGTTCACTCGGGGAAGGTGATCGCGACGTCGGGAACACGGGACGCAGTTGGTCGCGCGATGCTGGGGCTGGCGTGA
- a CDS encoding Nif3-like dinuclear metal center hexameric protein gives MPSLETLAGFLDATLDVANVPDYGGAVNGVQLANTGDIARVATAVDFSTASIEGAIAADARLLIVHHGMFWNGAQPITGHRYHRLARLMGHDVAVYSSHLPLDVHPTLGNNALLAKRLGLSPSAGFARYKTIDVGLSGDCDLPTRTLAERASELSREFGGSLVTTAFDANRLTRRWAVCTGAGADSASLAEAAERGIDTLIVGEGPHHTGVEARELGIVVMYAGHYATETLGVRALGDLLAERFGVTSTFVDAPTGL, from the coding sequence ATGCCGTCTCTCGAGACGCTCGCCGGATTCCTCGACGCGACACTCGACGTCGCGAACGTTCCTGACTACGGGGGCGCGGTGAACGGCGTGCAACTCGCGAACACCGGCGACATCGCGCGAGTTGCAACGGCGGTCGATTTTTCGACGGCCTCGATCGAAGGCGCGATCGCCGCTGATGCGCGATTGCTGATCGTGCATCACGGAATGTTCTGGAACGGCGCGCAGCCAATCACGGGGCATCGATACCACCGGTTGGCGCGACTGATGGGGCACGACGTCGCCGTATACTCGTCGCACCTTCCGCTAGACGTGCACCCCACACTTGGCAACAACGCGCTGCTGGCAAAGCGGCTCGGACTTTCACCGAGCGCCGGTTTCGCGCGCTACAAGACGATCGACGTTGGACTGAGTGGAGACTGTGATCTGCCGACGCGCACGCTCGCGGAGCGAGCAAGCGAATTGTCGCGCGAGTTTGGGGGATCGCTGGTAACCACGGCGTTCGATGCGAACCGCCTTACACGGCGATGGGCCGTTTGCACTGGGGCCGGCGCCGACTCCGCTTCACTCGCCGAAGCTGCGGAGCGCGGCATCGACACGTTGATCGTTGGTGAGGGGCCGCATCATACCGGCGTCGAGGCGCGGGAGCTCGGCATCGTCGTGATGTATGCCGGTCACTATGCCACTGAAACGCTCGGCGTTCGTGCGTTGGGCGACCTCCTCGCCGAACGATTCGGCGTGACGTCGACCTTCGTCGACGCGCCGACCGGCCTGTGA
- a CDS encoding BMP family protein, with protein sequence MHRRRLRTTTFALLASTLAACSTGKSATDSAKPSAFKVALLTPGPISDQSWNGGAYQGLLRIRDSLGAQISHIQTKTPAEFEENFRQYGAEGYTLVIGHGSEFQDAAKRVAPQFPHTMYLTTSGATTGPNLAGISFGFAAPSYFAGMLAASVSKTGKIGAIAGQEIPPVAESFRAYTEGARAVNPKINVIVSYIGNWDDVSAGKEQALAQLAHGVDVIFQNADAAGLGVFQAAREHKNAYVIGSNSNQNTVAPDVTLASVVIDLPLAFYIVAKEVKDGTFKPGIVELGTGTRVVMLVRNPALESVVPAAMRTKLDSLQNEMVAGRFTVPATDSARATKS encoded by the coding sequence ATGCACCGCCGACGGCTTCGCACCACAACGTTCGCCCTGCTCGCCTCCACGCTCGCCGCGTGCTCGACCGGGAAGTCAGCCACCGACTCCGCGAAACCATCCGCCTTCAAAGTCGCCCTTCTGACGCCGGGGCCGATCTCCGACCAATCCTGGAACGGCGGCGCCTACCAGGGCCTCCTTCGGATCCGCGACAGCCTCGGCGCCCAGATCAGCCACATCCAGACGAAGACACCGGCGGAATTCGAAGAGAATTTTCGCCAGTACGGCGCGGAGGGCTACACGCTCGTCATCGGGCACGGTTCGGAATTCCAGGATGCGGCGAAGCGCGTCGCCCCTCAATTCCCGCATACGATGTATCTGACGACGTCGGGCGCGACCACCGGGCCGAATCTCGCGGGCATCTCGTTCGGATTCGCCGCGCCGTCGTACTTCGCCGGCATGCTCGCGGCCTCTGTTTCAAAAACTGGAAAGATCGGCGCGATCGCCGGGCAAGAGATTCCACCGGTCGCCGAGAGCTTTCGGGCGTACACCGAGGGCGCGCGCGCCGTCAATCCGAAGATCAACGTCATCGTGTCGTACATCGGCAATTGGGATGACGTCAGCGCAGGAAAGGAGCAGGCACTCGCACAACTCGCGCACGGCGTCGACGTCATCTTTCAAAATGCCGACGCCGCGGGCCTCGGAGTTTTTCAAGCCGCGCGCGAACACAAGAACGCGTATGTCATCGGCTCGAACTCCAATCAGAACACCGTTGCGCCCGACGTCACGCTGGCGAGCGTCGTCATCGATCTCCCACTGGCGTTCTACATCGTCGCGAAAGAGGTGAAGGACGGAACGTTCAAGCCGGGCATCGTCGAGCTGGGAACCGGAACGCGTGTGGTGATGCTCGTGCGCAATCCCGCCCTCGAGTCGGTTGTGCCGGCCGCGATGCGAACGAAGCTCGACTCGCTGCAGAACGAGATGGTCGCGGGACGCTTCACCGTTCCCGCGACGGACAGCGCACGCGCGACAAAATCCTGA
- a CDS encoding ParB/RepB/Spo0J family partition protein yields MSAEKPRRLGRGLEALIPGAASPTIAPITTAPSNDMQRVPLSRIRPNPFQPRREFDPVELGELEASLKASGLLQPISVRRRGDAYELIAGERRVRAATNLGWTEISAIVREFDDQTMLVLALVENLQRANLNAIDEARGYRRLIDEFGLTQQQVADVVAKDRTTVTNLLRVLSLPATVQRMVETGTLSAGHAKALLALAAGRSAEELAKTAVERGMSVRELEQLVREVSVTRQSTAADATKSSPALGGPRRVEPSRAADPAVRRLEDDLRKYLQTDVRIQLSSESRGKIEVAFYSGDDLERVLELILRERRADF; encoded by the coding sequence ATGAGTGCCGAGAAGCCGAGGCGGTTGGGGAGGGGGCTGGAGGCGCTGATTCCGGGGGCGGCGAGTCCAACCATTGCGCCCATCACAACCGCGCCGTCAAACGACATGCAGCGGGTGCCGCTGTCGCGGATTCGTCCGAACCCGTTTCAGCCACGCCGCGAGTTCGACCCCGTCGAGCTCGGTGAGCTGGAAGCGTCGCTGAAAGCGAGCGGCCTGTTGCAGCCGATCAGCGTGCGCCGCCGCGGCGACGCCTATGAGCTCATCGCCGGCGAGCGACGGGTCCGCGCCGCGACGAATCTGGGCTGGACTGAGATTTCCGCGATCGTGCGCGAATTCGACGATCAGACAATGCTCGTGCTCGCGCTCGTCGAAAATCTGCAGCGAGCGAACCTCAACGCGATCGATGAAGCGCGCGGATACAGGCGTCTCATCGATGAGTTCGGCCTGACGCAGCAGCAGGTGGCGGACGTCGTCGCGAAGGATCGAACGACGGTCACGAACCTGCTGCGCGTGCTGTCGCTTCCTGCGACGGTGCAGCGTATGGTCGAGACCGGGACGTTGTCAGCCGGGCACGCCAAGGCGCTTCTCGCGCTTGCGGCCGGTCGGTCAGCGGAGGAGCTCGCCAAAACCGCTGTTGAGCGCGGTATGAGCGTGCGCGAGCTCGAGCAGCTGGTTCGCGAAGTGAGCGTCACGCGTCAGAGCACAGCTGCCGACGCGACGAAGAGCTCGCCAGCGCTTGGCGGGCCCAGGCGTGTAGAGCCCAGCCGCGCGGCGGACCCTGCGGTTCGGCGTCTCGAAGATGATTTGCGGAAGTATCTTCAGACGGATGTTCGGATCCAGCTCAGCAGTGAAAGCAGAGGGAAGATCGAGGTCGCGTTCTATTCCGGCGATGACCTCGAGCGTGTTCTCGAACTCATCCTTCGCGAACGCAGGGCGGATTTCTAA